A genomic stretch from Barnesiella intestinihominis YIT 11860 includes:
- a CDS encoding polysaccharide biosynthesis/export family protein — MVDIEDIPAEVLNAATVQSSPVLAPGDIIDISVVAKNQEVVIPFNKRLMQGEAYLRGNASKAVEYYLIDQAGNIDFPVIGRIHVAGKSKMEVEHLIQELLYPEYLNELPQVTVWIQNFSISVLGDVNRPGLFTIENERVSILDAIALAGDLAITGRRDNVLLVRVNSDGTKSIARINLNDKNLISSPYFYLQQNDVLYVQPNKSKANSAVVVPPTTSLIFSATSILLTIANLIITAWSISK, encoded by the coding sequence ATGGTTGATATTGAAGATATACCTGCCGAAGTATTGAATGCTGCGACGGTTCAGTCTTCTCCTGTTTTAGCTCCGGGGGATATTATAGATATATCGGTAGTGGCTAAGAATCAAGAGGTTGTTATCCCGTTTAACAAGAGGTTGATGCAAGGAGAGGCTTATCTGCGAGGAAATGCATCGAAAGCCGTTGAATATTATTTGATTGATCAGGCGGGTAATATTGATTTCCCGGTGATTGGGCGTATTCACGTAGCGGGAAAAAGTAAGATGGAGGTAGAACATTTGATTCAAGAACTCCTTTATCCCGAATATCTGAATGAACTACCCCAAGTGACAGTGTGGATACAAAACTTTTCTATATCGGTATTAGGAGATGTGAATAGACCGGGATTGTTTACCATAGAAAACGAACGAGTGAGTATATTGGATGCGATCGCTTTGGCCGGAGATTTGGCTATAACAGGTCGCCGGGATAATGTGCTGTTGGTGAGGGTAAACTCAGATGGAACTAAGAGTATAGCGAGAATAAATTTGAATGATAAGAATTTGATATCTTCGCCTTATTTTTATTTGCAGCAGAATGATGTATTGTATGTTCAACCAAACAAATCCAAAGCCAATTCTGCTGTTGTCGTACCTCCCACGACTTCATTGATTTTTAGTGCGACTTCAATTTTATTGACTATCGCTAACCTTATTATTACAGCTTGGAGTATTTCGAAATAA
- a CDS encoding GumC family protein: MEDKQNTSVKNASEEAFDVTGFFLECISYWKWFVASVVVLAVAIMFYCFRQTPVYEVTSAVYIQDNKGDNSNILLESLGLSSYKKNIDNEIEVLRSKNQITDVVEALNLYTSYSWNSFLRNVPLYEETPIEAVLDSIDVRSLKASLNIRIKPQNGVFHLEAKTRNVRGDEVEICNTTVETFPYSIPFHKGFIRLRYTGDTIPTVDKTLNISLSNPRNVSKSIAGNLTVAFASKDATILKVVYRTPVIKAGEDFIKTLVDFYNIDAAKQKNQGTEKTQQFIDARLDSISKDLSVVEARVEEYRRHNNLIDISSEAKLYLEQTGFTDEKLAELELQKSLVDYVEKFLSIPQNEYMPIPALGIDDKDLAKLIGEYNKSLQQRKRLLHSSSESNPVIVELTRDIQTQRSLVLKGVESIRKGVEIKKRDLSRQDKIIEDKIKNVPQYERELSDIMRQQRIKDNLYVFLLEKREENALAKSMTVPVARIIDDPDSTGEPVSPKKILLFCAAVLLGVLLPAFVIYLRMLLFPVLKDKKMLERLTSIPVLAEISKKPGNKFFVVEKKSVEPIAELFRLLRNNLQFVLTGPEKKVIAVTSSVMHEGKTFVSCNMALSFALTGKRVLLIGVDIRRPRLAQHFQMSNMRGVTTYLSGGDSDLSALIQSSGIDSNLDVLPAGPVPPNPNELLMSSRFEQLVDYARSHYDYVILDTAPLGMVSDSFLLTRAIDVVIYVARANYTNKASIEMLNAWIDNKRINVPVYLILNDVNMNSRTYSYRQYGSGKYGYGYASSRSEYVIPWYKRLFRKSDS; this comes from the coding sequence ATGGAAGATAAGCAGAATACATCTGTAAAAAATGCATCGGAAGAGGCATTTGATGTTACGGGCTTCTTTTTAGAATGTATTTCATATTGGAAATGGTTTGTGGCCAGCGTGGTCGTACTTGCTGTGGCGATAATGTTTTATTGTTTCAGGCAGACTCCGGTTTATGAGGTCACATCTGCAGTATATATTCAAGACAATAAAGGAGATAATAGCAATATATTATTGGAAAGTCTAGGACTATCTTCCTATAAGAAAAATATAGATAATGAAATAGAAGTCTTACGTTCGAAAAATCAGATTACAGATGTCGTCGAAGCTCTTAATTTGTACACGTCTTATTCTTGGAATTCTTTTTTGAGAAATGTTCCATTGTATGAAGAGACTCCGATAGAGGCTGTTCTTGATTCGATTGATGTGCGTTCGTTAAAGGCTTCTTTGAATATTAGAATAAAACCGCAAAACGGAGTATTCCATTTGGAGGCGAAGACTCGAAATGTGAGGGGCGATGAGGTAGAAATTTGTAACACTACGGTCGAAACTTTTCCATATTCCATACCTTTTCACAAGGGATTTATCCGACTAAGATATACTGGCGATACGATTCCTACCGTGGATAAAACGTTGAATATATCTTTATCGAATCCGAGAAACGTGAGTAAGTCTATTGCCGGAAATTTGACAGTGGCTTTTGCTTCGAAAGATGCAACGATTTTGAAGGTCGTATATCGAACTCCGGTAATAAAAGCGGGTGAGGATTTTATAAAAACACTGGTCGATTTTTATAATATCGATGCGGCCAAGCAAAAAAATCAAGGGACTGAAAAAACGCAACAGTTTATTGATGCCCGTTTGGATTCTATTTCAAAAGATTTATCGGTTGTAGAGGCGCGAGTAGAAGAATATCGCCGTCATAATAATTTGATTGATATTTCATCTGAGGCGAAATTATATTTGGAGCAAACCGGATTTACCGATGAGAAGTTGGCTGAGTTGGAGTTGCAGAAAAGTCTTGTCGATTATGTAGAGAAATTTTTATCGATACCTCAAAATGAATATATGCCCATTCCTGCGTTGGGAATTGACGATAAAGATTTAGCTAAATTAATAGGAGAATATAATAAAAGTCTGCAACAACGAAAAAGATTATTACATTCATCATCGGAATCCAATCCTGTTATCGTTGAGTTGACGAGAGATATACAGACTCAAAGGTCATTGGTACTGAAAGGTGTCGAAAGCATTCGTAAAGGAGTAGAAATTAAAAAGAGAGATTTATCTCGTCAGGATAAGATTATCGAAGACAAGATTAAGAATGTACCTCAATACGAGCGGGAATTATCCGATATTATGCGTCAGCAAAGGATAAAGGATAATCTGTATGTATTCTTGTTGGAAAAAAGAGAAGAGAATGCATTGGCCAAAAGTATGACCGTACCGGTAGCACGCATTATCGACGATCCGGATTCTACGGGAGAACCAGTTTCTCCTAAGAAAATATTGCTGTTTTGTGCTGCTGTTTTATTGGGCGTTTTGTTGCCGGCATTTGTGATTTACCTCAGAATGTTGTTATTCCCTGTGTTGAAAGATAAGAAAATGCTAGAACGTCTTACTTCCATACCTGTTTTGGCTGAGATATCTAAGAAGCCGGGAAATAAATTTTTTGTGGTTGAGAAAAAGAGTGTGGAGCCCATTGCCGAACTATTCCGATTGTTGAGGAATAATTTACAGTTTGTCCTTACTGGTCCAGAGAAAAAGGTGATAGCGGTAACATCGTCGGTAATGCATGAAGGAAAGACATTCGTTTCTTGCAATATGGCTTTGAGTTTTGCCCTAACGGGAAAACGGGTGCTTCTGATAGGTGTGGATATACGACGTCCTCGTTTGGCTCAGCATTTCCAAATGTCCAATATGAGGGGTGTTACTACCTATTTGTCGGGTGGAGATTCTGATCTTTCGGCTCTTATTCAATCTTCTGGAATTGATTCTAATTTGGACGTTTTGCCGGCAGGGCCTGTTCCTCCTAATCCGAACGAATTGTTGATGAGTTCTCGTTTTGAGCAGTTGGTCGATTATGCACGATCCCATTATGATTATGTGATTTTGGATACAGCACCATTGGGTATGGTATCCGATTCATTTTTGTTGACCCGGGCTATCGATGTGGTTATTTATGTAGCGAGGGCTAATTATACGAATAAAGCGTCGATCGAGATGTTGAATGCATGGATTGACAATAAGCGTATCAATGTGCCGGTTTATCTTATTTTGAATGATGTGAATATGAATTCAAGGACTTATTCATATCGCCAATATGGTAGCGGAAAATATGGTTATGGATATGCTTCTTCGCGGTCGGAATATGTTATTCCGTGGTATAAACGTTTGTTCAGAAAAAGTGATAGTTAA